From a region of the Erinaceus europaeus chromosome 14, mEriEur2.1, whole genome shotgun sequence genome:
- the LOC132532797 gene encoding ral guanine nucleotide dissociation stimulator-like: MSCCVPLAQGSGLRKPWRSLCRGLHSPFSHLSLQSCCLWPWARRAPEGAHSSKGSRSSTVRPERAGAMEKMVAHLVPALLCHDPSYLHTFLSSCRALASTQQVLDLLFTRFGCVLPYCEEDGGPLHQLTVAMSSLLGTWLHEHPEDFYQPPDFLCLKMVLAYVRLSMAGSTLEQGALLLLEQLEQLEATQEPEGEAGRLGAGLWAAGPGRPAPWSCSCESLQSETWGVSKAWPSAEHTSRSTKAPACSGSPARSRSSSPPCRAAEPQAPALPGAQDKSKAPPSSRL; encoded by the exons ATGTCTTGCTGTGTCCCCCTGGCCCAGGGCTCTGGGCTCAGGAAGCCATGGAGATCACTGTGTCGGGGGCTGCACAGCCCCTTCAGCCATCTCAGCCTGCAGTCCTGCTGCCTCTGGCCCTGGGCCAGGAGAGCCCCTGAG GGTGCACATAGCTCAAAGGGCAGCAGGAGCAGCACCGTGAGACCTGAGCGGGCAGGTGCCATGGagaagatggtggcacacctggtgcccGCTCTCCTGTGCCACGACCCCTCTTACCTGCACACCTTCCTGTCTTCATGCCGAGCTCTGGCCTCCACCCAGCAGGTGCTGGACCTGCTGTTCACCAG GTTCGGCTGTGTGCTCCCCTACTGTGAGGAGGATGGTGGACCCCTGCACCAGCTCACAGT GGCTATGTCCTCCCTCCTGGGCACCTGGCTACATGAGCACCCCGAGGACTTCTACCAGCCTCCCGACTTCCTCTGCCTGAAGATGGTGCTGGCTTATGTGCGGTTGAGCATGGCTGGCTCCACCCTAGAGCAAGGGGCCCTCCTGCTTCTGGAGCAGCTGGAGCAGCTGGAGGCCACCCAGGAGCCtgagggggaggcaggcaggctgggtgctgggctgtggGCAGCAGGTCCTGGCAGGCCAGCCCCTTGGAGCTGCAGCTGTGAGTCCCTGCAGTCTGAGACCTGGGGCGTCTCTAAGGCTTGGCCCTCTGCTGAGCACACCTCCAGGAGCACGAAGGCCCCAGCCTGCTCAGGGTCTCCAGCCAGAAGCAGGAGCAGCAGCCCCCCCTGCAGAgctgcagagcctcaggccccagccctgccTGGAGCCCAGGACAAGAGCAAGGCCCCTCCCAGCTCCAGACTCTGA